The Tripterygium wilfordii isolate XIE 37 chromosome 4, ASM1340144v1, whole genome shotgun sequence genome has a window encoding:
- the LOC119997796 gene encoding axial regulator YABBY 5-like, whose amino-acid sequence MSNCIDVSSSSSSEQLCYIPCNFCNIVLVVSVPCSRLKDMVTVRCGHCTNLWSANMAVAFQSLSWHQDGVQGPNYIAPGNRNIDNLGSSSKSNKYSLRQLPPTNPSNEERIVNRPPEKRQRVPSAYNQFIKEEIQRIKASNPEISHREAFSTAAKNWAHFPHIHFGLMLETNSSQSKLD is encoded by the exons atgtcaaACTGCATAGATGTgtcgtcgtcgtcatcatcaGAGCAACTGTGCTACATCCCTTGCAACTTCTGCAATATAGTCCTTGTt GTAAGTGTACCATGCAGCAGGTTGAAGGACATGGTGACCGTCCGATGTGGGCACTGCACCAATCTCTGGTCTGCTAACATGGCAGTCGCCTTTCAGTCACTCTCATGGCATCAAGATGGTGTTcag GGACCCAATTATATAGCACCAGGTAACAGAAATATTGATAATCTGGGTTCCTCTTCCAAATCCAACAAGTACTCACTGCGACAACTACCACCCACCAATCCCTCTAATGAGGAGAGGATTGTGAATCGAC CTCCAGAGAAGAGGCAGCGAGTACCTTCTGCATATAATCAATTCATAAA GGAGGAGATTCAGAGGATCAAAGCCAGTAATCCAGAGATCAGCCATAGAGAAGCATTCAGTACTGCTGCCAAAAAT TGGGCACATTTCCCTCATATTCATTTTGGGTTGATGCTGGAGACCAACAGTAGCCAATCTAAGCTGGACTAG
- the LOC119997489 gene encoding methyl-CpG-binding domain-containing protein 11-like yields the protein MASLEEIQKEKESAEEEDFSVELPAPPGWKKKFFPQKGGTPKKNEIIFVAPTGEEFSGKRQLDQYLKAHPGGPGTLEFDWGTGETPRRSARISEKAKAIPAPEPEPPKKRRRSSLTKKDSVRTESAPKGTEEPKEIHMEEADKKEKDDADVEVEKEIVKENQDDKDEAQEAKKKEEDSADVEVEKDIVMENQDGKDEAQDAGTETEAASSKEAKGEDVNTSNGAEKGERKPDPEPDNPKGIQSGTGAGDSELMHNENEKVVGEKAEEKHEEPQVVTEKEHGSGEQDKTCTDISKEEQNEKAGEEKDEHVRSAPESGELKEKALDGNNEKHGKSGVDEASKEAEGVK from the exons ATGGCGAGCTTGGAGGAAATtcagaaggagaaggagagtgCAGAGGAAGAGGATTTCTCTGTGGAGCTTCCTGCTCCTCCTGGTTGGAAGAAAAAG TTCTTCCCCCAAAAAGGTGGGACCCCCAAGAAAAACGAGATCATATTCGTTGCCCCAACAGGCGAGGAATTCAGTGGCAAAAGACAGTTGGATCAGTATCTGAAAGCACACCCTGGTGGCCCAGGAACTTTGGAGTTTGATTGGGGCACTGGTGAAACCCCTAGGCGATCAGCTAGGATCAGTGAGAAGGCTAAGGCCATACCTGCACCAGAACCAGAACCCCCAAAGAAACGAAGGCGATCATCACTTACTAAGAAAGATAGTGTACGAACAGAAAGTGCTCCCAAAGGAACTGAAGAGCCAAAAGAAATACACATGGAGGAGGCTGACAAGAAAGAGAAGGATGATGCAGATGTAGAAGTGGAAAAGGAAATTGTGAAAGAAAAtcaagatgataaagatgaagcACAGGAGGCtaaaaagaaagaggaggatAGTGCTGATGTAGAAGTGGAAAAGGATATTGTGATGGAAAATCAAGATGGTAAAGATGAAGCACAAGATGCTGGAACTGAAACAGAAGCAGCTTCTTCTAAAGAAGCCAAGGGAGAAGATGTTAATACATCAAATGGTGCTGAAAAAGGTGAAAGAAAGCCTGACCCTGAGCCAGATAACCCTAAAGGGATTCAAAGTGGTACAGGAGCTGGTGATTCTGAATTGATGCATAATGAAAATGAGAAAGTAGTGGGTGAAAAGGCTGAAGAGAAGCATGAGGAACCACAGGTTGTGACAGAGAAAGAGCATGGCTCTGGGGAACAGGACAAAACATGTACAGATATTTCCAAAGAAGAGCAGAATGAGAAGGCTGGGGAAGAAAAGGATGAACATGTGAGAAGTGCTCCTGAATCAGGAGAACTGAAGGAGAAAGCACTAGATGGCAATAATGAGAAACATGGTAAGTCAGGTGTTGATGAGGCAAGCAAGGAGGCGGAAGGAGTTAAGTGA
- the LOC119997490 gene encoding thylakoid lumenal 16.5 kDa protein, chloroplastic has product MASTFLSTANTFLHSTLSSSSTSSSSSSSSSSSTALVCPDVKRKFTLCKAIMCDSEPSSSLGVLTKRGFSVCFITSLFFSLGSAKAAILEADDDEELLEKVKKDRKKRLERQGVIDSSKKEKGYLQDAVYQLSKVGEAIDNKDLSAASSVLGRSTDTDWVQKANIAFTKLSSSPDEKTQVEVFNSSLASLISSVTSKDIESSKTAFVSSATALEKWSFLSGLVEQLKGL; this is encoded by the exons ATGGCATCAACATTTCTGTCAACTGCAAACACATTCCTCCACTCCACCTTGTCATCTTCTTCaacatcttcctcctcctcctcttcatcttcttcttcaactgcATTAGTTTGTCCAGATGTGAAGAGAAAATTCACACTTTGCAAGGCAATAATGTGTGATTCAGAACCTTCATCTTCTCTAGGGGTTTTAACAAAAAGGGGATTTTCTGTTTGCTTCATCACCAGCTTATTCTTCTCATTGGGTAGTGCCAAGGCAGCAATTTTAGaagctgatgatgatgaagagctCTTGGAGAAAGTGAAGAAGGACAGGAAGAAAAGGCTGGAAAGGCAAGGAGTCATAGATTCAtctaaaaaggaaaaag GTTACTTGCAGGATGCTGTGTACCAGTTGAGCAAAGTAGGTGAAGCCATCGACAATAAGGATCTGTCTGCAGCTAGTTCTGTTCTTGGGAGAAGTACTGATACGGATTGGGTCCAAAAGGCTAATATAGCCTTCACTAAG CTGAGCTCCAGTCCCGACGAGAAAACTCAGGTTGAAGTGTTCAATTCCTCGCTTGCTTCCTTAATATCTTCAG TTACAAGCAAAGACATTGAATCCTCCAAAACTGCTTTTGTGTCATCAGCCACTGCACTTGAGAAATGGAGTTTCTTGTCAGGGCTTGTTGAACAACTTAAGGGGCTCTAA
- the LOC119997296 gene encoding glucan endo-1,3-beta-glucosidase 11-like, producing MKRVGFLHLFLLPFLVSIECLRVHAFTGTYGINYGRIADNIPSPDEVVTLLRAAKIKNVRIFDFDHSVLNAFSGTGLELVVGLPNGYVKDMSANESNAMDWVKENVQAFLPDTHIRGIAIGNEVLGNENELWGQLLGAVKNIYNALKKLGLTKVVQVTTAHSQAVFTNSFPPSACVFKEGVDQYMKPLLEFFSEIGSPFCLNAYPFLAYMYNVNDIDINYALFQPTQGVRDSNSGLHYDNLLDAQIDAAYAALEDAGFKKMEVIVTETGWASHGDSNEAAATVNNARTYNYNLRKRLAKKKGTPMRPKNVVKAYIFATFNENLKTGATSEKNFGLFKADGSISYDIGFRGLKSSSAGSLHFSLKAFRARDWCPSSLLMLAISAVAQLLLL from the exons ATGAAACGTGTTGGGTTTCTTCACTTGTTCTTGCTTCCCTTCCTTGTTTCCATCG AATGCTTGAGAGTGCATGCTTTCACTGGAACATATGGAATAAATTATGGAAGGATTGCGGATAACATCCCTTCACCTGATGAAGTCGTTACACTTCTTCGAGCAGCAAAGATAAAGAATGTCCGGATATTTGACTTTGATCACAGTGTTCTCAATGCATTTAGTGGGACTGGACTCGAACTTGTGGTTGGACTTCCAAATGGATATGTGAAAGACATGAGTGCCAATGAGAGTAATGCCATGGATTGGGTTAAAGAGAATGTGCAGGCATTCCTTCCTGATACACATATTCGTGGGATTGCTATTGGAAATGAAGTTCTGGGGAATGAAAACGAACTGTGGGGACAACTTCTGGGTGCTGTAAAAAATATCTACAATGCCTTAAAGAAGCTTGGCCTGACTAAAGTAGTTCAGGTTACGACGGCTCATTCACAGGCTGTTTTTACTAATTCCTTCCCTCCCTCTGCTTGTGTATTCAAAGAAGGTGTTGATCAATATATGAAGCCTCTCTTGGAGTTCTTCTCCGAAATCGGATCCCCTTTCTGTTTAAATGCATATCCATTCCTTGCGTACATGTATAATGTGAACGACATTGATATTAATTACGCTCTTTTCCAGCCAACTCAGGGGGTCCGTGATTCAAATTCTGGTCTCCATTATGATAACCTGCTTGATGCTCAGATAGATGCAGCCTATGCTGCTCTGGAGGATGCTGGATTTAAAAAGATGGAAGTCATTGTTACAGAGACGGGTTGGGCTTCACATGGCGACAGTAATGAAGCTGCAGCTACGGTGAATAATGCAAGAACTTATAACTATAACCTGCGTAAAAGGCTAGCAAAGAAGAAAGGAACCCCTATGAGGCCAAAAAATGTGGTGAAAGCATATATATTTGCAACATTTAATGAGAATTTGAAGACTGGTGCAACTTCTGAGAAGAACTTTGGGTTATTTAAGGCTGATGGGAGCATTTCATATGATATTGGTTTTCGGGGACTTAAATCTTCGTCCGCAGGTTCATTGCATTTTTCTTTGAAG GCTTTTCGAGCACGGGATTGGTGTCCTTCATCTCTGCTCATGTTGGCAATCTCTGCAGTGGCACAACTTCTGCTCTTATGA
- the LOC119996249 gene encoding umecyanin-like: MAAVLALLLVVAGSIVGNSQAVEYVVGDSTGWVVPSANTFYSTWASGKNFSVGDVLVFNFATGAHDVAVVTDDAYESCNTANPINQTNTGPARITLTNDTDYYFICTIAGHCASGQKLEIDVDGTGTAPSPTSPPPPSSAASSLVAALFVSLTSIAIGFLY, translated from the exons ATGGCAGCAGTTCTTGCTTTGTTGTTGGTGGTGGCAGGGTCCATTGTAGGAAATTCACAAGCAGTAGAATACGTTGTAGGAGATTCTACTGGCTGGGTGGTTCCTTCTGCCAACACTTTTTACTCCACCTGGGCTTCTGGCAAAAACTTCTCCGTTGGTGATGTTCTAG TATTCAACTTTGCGACCGGAGCGCATGATGTGGCTGTAGTGACAGATGATGCTTATGAAAGCTGCAACACAGCAAACcccatcaatcaaacaaacaccgGACCGGCAAGAATCACTCTCACCAACGACACTGACTATTACTTCATTTGCACCATCGCCGGCCACTGTGCCAGCGGACAGAAATTGGAGATTGATGTTGATGGAACTGGAACTGCACCCTCACCTACCTCCCCGCCACCACCTTCTAGCGCAGCCTCCTCTCTTGTTGCTGCTCTCTTCGTCTCCTTGACGTCCATCGCCATTGGTTTCTTGTATTGA
- the LOC119997751 gene encoding stellacyanin-like — protein MVASRVVCMIGCLILVAAMVHGATAATYDLDWKIPPNNSSDYYEDWVSNRTFQIGDSVVFNWNGTDTAADVPEFYYDNCTDFGTILVNSGVMVTFKVNGTFYYISTIDTHCEQGQKIRFVVGDGEFDVNETGAAAPPPLAFLGGFSLIISSLAVLFFTNYM, from the exons ATGGTGGCTTCTCGGGTGGTTTGCATGATTGGATGCCTAATCCTTGTAGCTGCTATGGTGCACGGTGCAACCGCGGCTACCTATGATTTGGATTGGAAAATTCCGCCTAACAATTCCTCTGATTACTACGAGGATTGGGTTAGCAACAGGACATTTCAGATCGGAGACTCAGTTG TGTTCAATTGGAACGGCACGGATACGGCAGCGGACGTGCCTGAATTCTACTACGATAACTGCACAGACTTTGGGACAATTCTAGTGAACAGTGGGGTTATGGTTACCTTTAAGGTAAATGGAACCTTCTACTACATCTCCACCATTGACACACACTGCGAACAAGGCCAGAAGATACGTTTTGTTGTCGGAGACGGGGAATTTGACGTCAATGAGACCGGTGCTGCTGCTCCTCCTCCGCTGGCTTTCCTTGGTGGCTTCTCTCTGATCATCTCTTCCCTTGCAGTTTTATTCTTCACTAATTatatgtaa
- the LOC119997474 gene encoding protein LURP-one-related 12-like, which translates to MSGVAIVDERFCFPDETNLTVRKTSVFFPGDGFIVYDPNGEIILRFDSYGPDSEPKHELILMDASGKCLLTLLRKTPSLHQRWEGFFGERLEGQHPIFSVYKSSIIGQSNLMVEVHGDPSEEYQVKGSFSRRCCKIYNTSLGAPSDDHVAEIKRKVDPSTNVMLGKDVFWLCVKPGFDGAFGMGLVLILDQVYGDDTYDDEQQIDATL; encoded by the exons ATGAGTGGAGTTGCGATTGTGGACGAGAGATTCTGCTTCCCAGATGAGACCAACCTCACAGTCCGCAAGACCTCCGTGTTCTTCCCCGGCGACGGCTTCATCGTCTACGACCCCAATGGTGAGATCATTTTGCGGTTCGATTCCTACGGCCCTGATTCGGAACCCAAGCATGAACTTATTCTCATGGACGCCTCAGGCAAGTGCCTCCTCACGCTCCTTCGAAAG ACACCAAGTCTGCATCAACGGTGGGAAGGCTTTTTTGGTGAGAGACTAGAAGGTCAACACCCAATTTTCAGTGTGTATAAATCCTCCATAATCGGACAGTCAAATCTAATGGTGGAAGTTCATGGTGACCCAAGTGAAGAGTACCAAGTCAAGGGTTCCTTCTCTCGACGTTGCTGTAAGATCTACAACACCTCTTTGGGGGCCCCGTCAGATGATCATGTGGCTGAGATTAAGCGAAAGGTGGACCCCTCGACAAATGTGATGCTGGGGAAGGATGTGTTTTGGCTTTGTGTCAAGCCAGGGTTTGATGGAGCTTTTGGGATGGGATTGGTGCTTATTCTAGATCAAGTGTACGGTGATGATACATATGATGATGAGCAACAAATAGATGCTACCTTATAG